The following proteins come from a genomic window of Patescibacteria group bacterium:
- a CDS encoding ABC transporter ATP-binding protein, which yields MTPRALEIASVTKKFGGRAAISGLTLQIDPGEIYGLIGPNGSGKTTTIKMIAGLYRPTKGSISIGGIDVAKTPTRAKRRIGYVPDDPAGYDRLTGREFLEFVGQLYGMERGARDRKIDELLERYDLGRLADGLFGRYSRGTKQKFSILAALLHAPSLLLVDEPMVGLDPASAVATEELFREFARAGGAILLSTHTLAVAEILCGRFGLLQEGRLAAEGTLVDLRARAGLGSGTLEECYLKLAAKL from the coding sequence ATGACACCCAGGGCTTTGGAGATCGCGTCCGTGACCAAGAAATTCGGCGGCCGCGCCGCGATCAGCGGTCTGACGCTTCAGATCGACCCGGGCGAGATCTACGGACTCATCGGACCGAACGGATCCGGCAAGACGACGACCATCAAGATGATCGCCGGTCTTTATCGTCCGACCAAAGGTTCGATCAGCATCGGTGGCATCGACGTCGCCAAGACTCCGACGCGCGCCAAACGCCGGATCGGTTACGTTCCCGATGATCCGGCGGGTTACGATCGGCTGACCGGACGCGAATTCCTGGAGTTCGTCGGCCAGCTTTACGGCATGGAACGCGGTGCTCGCGACCGGAAGATCGATGAGCTCCTGGAACGTTATGATTTGGGACGTCTCGCTGACGGCCTGTTCGGCCGGTATTCCCGGGGGACCAAGCAAAAGTTTTCCATTCTGGCGGCGCTGCTTCACGCGCCGTCGCTGCTGCTCGTCGACGAGCCGATGGTCGGTCTCGATCCGGCGAGCGCCGTCGCGACCGAGGAACTTTTCCGCGAGTTCGCCCGGGCTGGCGGCGCCATCCTGCTTTCGACCCACACTCTCGCTGTCGCCGAGATCCTCTGTGGCCGCTTCGGCCTGCTCCAGGAAGGGCGTCTGGCGGCGGAAGGGACGCTCGTTGATCTGCGCGCCCGGGCCGGACTCGGGTCCGGGACCCTGGAAGAGTGTTATCTGAAGCTCGCGGCCAAGTTATGA